In one Bombus fervidus isolate BK054 chromosome 16, iyBomFerv1, whole genome shotgun sequence genomic region, the following are encoded:
- the Jar gene encoding myosin heavy chain 95F jaguar isoform X1 codes for MENQQVWVRDPQEGFIIGKFMDMVDGDALIIPLDPKYPQRTCPLDEVYPAGEYTKDVEDNCALMYLNEATLLNNVRTRYFKDRIYTYVANILIAVNPYWEVKDLYSAETIKAYKGKSLGETPPHVFAIADKAFRDMKVLKQSQSIIVSGESGAGKTESTKYLLRYLCDLWGSTAGPIEQKILDANPVLEAFGNAKTKRNNNSSRFGKFMEVHFDSKCQVVGGYISHYLLEKSRVCLQSPDERNYHVFYMMCAGAPPELRAKLGITRPDDFQYLKNGCTQYFCNEESEKKLNDAQKSRDQSMKGTLHDPILDDVEGFNAIDQALTRLGLTEAERMEIYTMVAAVLHLGNITFEDNPEDTKGGSRISANSERAVLMSAKLLAVDPEELRQALVSKVMQTSRGGIKGTVIMVPLKVYEANNARDALAKAIYSKLFDHIVARINKSIPFKASSYYIGVLDIAGFEYFKVNSFEQFCINYCNEKLQQFFNERILKYEQDLYARESLNVPKISYVDNQDCIDLIESKNMGIFSLLDEESKLPTHSFAHFTSEVHRVWNGHFRITLPRTSRLKAHRELRDDEGFVIRHYAGGVCYQTNQFIEKNNDALHASLEALIQESNNKFLRTQFANNSRQKGKLTFISVGSKFKTQLGELMDKLKSTGTNFIRCIKPNNEMVAHQFDGNSILGQLRCSGMTSVLELMEHGYPSRVPFQELYNMYKSYLPPELAKLEPRFFCEALLHSLKLNKKDFKFGITRVFFKPGKFAEFDKIMKSDPENLRKLVANVKKWLLKSRWNKMQFCALSVIKLKNKIIYRRQHLIILQKTARMYIAKKQHRPRIKGTAKIEKLKTQLSGMEETSEQLKNREKPMGDIKRLQSDLNAAIEKIKMNEKIKPVEIDSLYTNLVNQVNKQMALLQDMVEQQKIAEEQARLRKIQQELELEKQRKEEDERKKREEEENRRKKHDIEMRRKAEEEQKKKQEEEDKKSDELRKAQLEKEAMENSKYRELLEQERRDHELAVRLAQESNGQVDDSPPFVRSGSDVRVPSNNNRLARSEQVRNNQAAMANKKYDLSKWKYSELRDAINTSCDIELLEACRHEFHRRLKVYHAWKARNRRRTTMDENERAPKSIMEAAAKTSVPQMKQPIIGSSQRYFRIPFVRPAASGQQDNSHTSCKRGWWYAHFDGQYVARQMELHPDKAPILLVAGIDDMQMCELSLDETGLTRKRGAEVLEHEFNREWEKHGGKPYVPPCDRKK; via the exons ATGGAGAATCAGCAGGTGTGGGTGCGAGACCCTCAAGAGGGTTTCATAATCGGCAAGTTCATGGACATGGTCGACGGGGATGCGTTGATCATACCATTGGATCCGAAATATCCGCAACGCACTTGTCCGCTGGACGAAGTTTATCCTGCTGGAGAATACACCAAAGACGTTGAagataatt GCGCTCTGATGTACCTGAATGAGGCCACGCTGCTCAACAACGTACGAACTCGTTACTTCAAGGATAGAATATAC ACTTACGTGGCCAATATCTTAATCGCTGTAAATCCATATTGGGAGGTCAAGGATCTTTATTCTGCTGAAACGATCAAGGCTTATAAGGGAAAGTCTTTGGGAGAGACGCCACCTCATGTTTTCGCTATTG CGGACAAGGCGTTTAGAGATATGAAAGTACTGAAGCAATCACAAAGTATCATCGTTTCTGGCGAATCAGGAGCAGGGAAAACCGAATCTACCAAGTATCTGCTACGATATCTCTGTGACTTATGGGGATCAACGGCTGGGCCGATCGAACAGAAGATTTTAGATG CTAATCCAGTGCTGGAAGCTTTTGGAAACGCAAAGACCAAACGAAACAATAATAGTTCTCGTTTTGGTAAATTCATGGAAGTTCATTTCGATTCGAAATGTCAAGTGGTCGGCGGTTACATTTCCCATTATCTGTTGGAAAAGTCGAGAGTGTGTCTTCAAAGTCCTGACGAGAGGAACTACCATGTCTTTTACATGATGTGTGCCGGAGCTCCTCCAGAACTTCGCGCGAAACTAGGGATTACGAGGCCAGACGATTTTCAGTATCTAAAGAATGGTTGTACGCAGTACTTTTGCAACGAGGAGTCggaaaaaaaattgaacgatGCTCAAAAGAGTCGCGATCAGAGCATGAAAGGTACCTTGCACGATCCAATTTTGGATGACGTTGAAGGATTTAATGCCATCGATcaa GCTTTAACACGTCTTGGTTTAACTGAAGCGGAAAGAATGGAAATTTACACAATGGTAGCTGCGGTACTCCACCTTGGGAATATCACATTCGAGGACAATCCCGAAGATACGAAGGGCGGCTCTAGGATATCCGCTAATTCTGAGAGAGCAGTATTAATGAGTGCGAAGTTATTGGCTGTTGATCCTGAGGAACTCAGGCAAGCTTTGGTTTCGAAAGTAATGCAGACTAGTCGCGGCGGTATCAAGGGAACGGTCATCAT GGTACCACTGAAAGTCTACGAAGCCAATAATGCCAGAGATGCTCTGGCTAAAGCTATTTACAGTAAATTGTTCGATCATATCGTAGCTCGTATCAATAAGAGTATTCCTTTTAAAGCTTCGAGCTATTATATTGGAGTTTTAGACATTGCAGGATTTG AGTATTTTAAAGTCAACAGTTTTGaacaattttgtataaattactgTAATGAAAAGttgcaacaattttttaatgaaaggaTCTTGAAATACGAGCAAGATCTTTATGCAAGAGAATCGCTTAATGTGCCGAAGATATCTTACGTGGATAATCAGGACTGCATTG atttaatcGAATCGAAGAACATGGGGATTTTCAGTCTCTTAGATGAAGAATCAAAATTACCAACTCACAGTTTTGCACATTTTACCAGCGAAGTTCATCGTGTTTGGAATGGTCATTTTAGAATAACCCTACCGCGAACTTCTCGTTTGAAAGCCCACCGAGAATTGCGTGACGATGAAGGATTCGTAATTCGTCATTATGCTGGTGGTGTTTGTTATCAAACG aATCAATTCATTGAGAAAAATAACGATGCTCTACATGCTTCCTTGGAAGCATTAATTCAAGaaagtaataacaaatttctaaGAACACAGTTTGCCAATAATTCTCGTCAGAAGGGGAAACTTACTTTCATCAGTGTAGGCAGTAAATTTAAAACACAACTTGGGGAACTAatggataaattaaaaagcacC ggaacaaattttattcgctGCATCAAACCGAATAACGAGATGGTGGCTCATCAATTCGACGGAAACAGTATTTTGGGACAGCTTCGTTGTTCTGGAATGACGTCTGTTTTAGAACTCATGGAACATGGCTATCCTAGTAGAGTTCCATTCCAGGAATTGTATAACATGTACAAGTCTTATCTTCCGCCAGAATTGGCCAAACTGGAGCCCAGATTTTTTTGCGAAGCGTTGCTTCATAGCCTAAAATTGAATAAGAAAGATTTTAAGTTTGGAATTACCAGAGTTTTTTTCAAACCTGGAAAATTTGCTGAATTCGATAAGATCATGAAATCGGATCCTGAGAACCTAAGGAAGTTGGTAGCTAACGTAAAGAAATGGTTACTTAAGTCTCGTTGGAACAAGATGCAGTTTTGTGCGTTATCTGTGATCAAGTTGAAAAATAAGATCATCTATCGAAGACagcatttaattattttgcaaaaaacAGCTAGAATGTACATAGCTAAGAAGCAACATCGTCCTCGCATAAAGGGAACAGCGAAGATCGAGAAGTTGAAGACACAGTTAAGTGGCATGGAAGAAACGTCCGAGCAATTGAAAAACCGTGAAAAACCTATGGGCGACATTAAAAGACTGCAGAGCGATTTGAATGCGGCTATTGAGAAAATAAAgatgaatgaaaaaataaaaccagTTGAAATCGATTCTTTGTATACGAATTTGGTGAACCAGGTGAACAAACAAATGGCGTTGTTGCAAGATATGGTCGAGCAACAGAAGATTGCTGAGGAACAAGCAAGACTGAGGAAGATCCAACAGGAGTTAGAACTTGAAAAgcagagaaaggaagaggatgaacggaaaaagagagaggaggaagaaaatagaagaaagaaacacgATATCGAGATGAGAAGGAAGGCAGAAGaggaacaaaagaaaaaacaagaagaagaagataagaAATCTGATGAGCTTCGTAAA GCACAGTTGGAAAAAGAAGCAATGGAAAACAGCAAATATCGCGAGTTATTGGAGCAAGAAAGAAGGGATCATGAATTGGCAGTCAGATTAGCTCAAGAATCGAATGGTCAAGTCGATGATTCTCCACCATTTGTGCGAAG cGGTTCCGATGTACGAGTACCATCAAACAACAACAGATTAGCAAG atcgGAGCAAGTGCGCAATAATCAGGCAGCTATGGCCAATAAAAAATACGATTTATCTAAGTGGAAGTATTCGGAATTACGAGACGCTATAAACACATCCTGCGATATCGAATTGTTAGAG gCTTGTCGTCATGAATTCCATCGAAGACTAAAAGTTTACCACGCGTGGAAAGCGAGAAATCGCAGGCGAACAACCATGGATGAAAATGAAAGGGCACCAAAATCTATTATGGAAGCCG CTGCCAAAACCTCAGTGCCTCAAATGAAACAGCCCATAATCGGATCATCGCAACGATATTTCAGAATTCCCTTTGTACGACCAGCTGCATCCGGTCAGCAAGATAACTCGCATACATCTTGTAAACGAGGATGGTGGTACGCTCATTTCGATGGTCAGTACGTTGCCAGACAGATGGAACTTCATCCTGATAAGGCACCGATTCTGTTGGTGGCAG GTATTGATGACATGCAAATGTGCGAACTGAGCCTAGATGAGACTGGATTGACGAGGAAACGCGGGGCCGAGGTGTTGGAACATGAGTTCAATCGTGAATGGGAGAAACACGGAGGCAAACCGTACGTACCTCCGTGTGATCGTAAGAAATGA
- the Jar gene encoding myosin heavy chain 95F jaguar isoform X2, with amino-acid sequence MENQQVWVRDPQEGFIIGKFMDMVDGDALIIPLDPKYPQRTCPLDEVYPAGEYTKDVEDNCALMYLNEATLLNNVRTRYFKDRIYTYVANILIAVNPYWEVKDLYSAETIKAYKGKSLGETPPHVFAIADKAFRDMKVLKQSQSIIVSGESGAGKTESTKYLLRYLCDLWGSTAGPIEQKILDANPVLEAFGNAKTKRNNNSSRFGKFMEVHFDSKCQVVGGYISHYLLEKSRVCLQSPDERNYHVFYMMCAGAPPELRAKLGITRPDDFQYLKNGCTQYFCNEESEKKLNDAQKSRDQSMKGTLHDPILDDVEGFNAIDQALTRLGLTEAERMEIYTMVAAVLHLGNITFEDNPEDTKGGSRISANSERAVLMSAKLLAVDPEELRQALVSKVMQTSRGGIKGTVIMVPLKVYEANNARDALAKAIYSKLFDHIVARINKSIPFKASSYYIGVLDIAGFEYFKVNSFEQFCINYCNEKLQQFFNERILKYEQDLYARESLNVPKISYVDNQDCIDLIESKNMGIFSLLDEESKLPTHSFAHFTSEVHRVWNGHFRITLPRTSRLKAHRELRDDEGFVIRHYAGGVCYQTNQFIEKNNDALHASLEALIQESNNKFLRTQFANNSRQKGKLTFISVGSKFKTQLGELMDKLKSTGTNFIRCIKPNNEMVAHQFDGNSILGQLRCSGMTSVLELMEHGYPSRVPFQELYNMYKSYLPPELAKLEPRFFCEALLHSLKLNKKDFKFGITRVFFKPGKFAEFDKIMKSDPENLRKLVANVKKWLLKSRWNKMQFCALSVIKLKNKIIYRRQHLIILQKTARMYIAKKQHRPRIKGTAKIEKLKTQLSGMEETSEQLKNREKPMGDIKRLQSDLNAAIEKIKMNEKIKPVEIDSLYTNLVNQVNKQMALLQDMVEQQKIAEEQARLRKIQQELELEKQRKEEDERKKREEEENRRKKHDIEMRRKAEEEQKKKQEEEDKKSDELRKAQLEKEAMENSKYRELLEQERRDHELAVRLAQESNGQVDDSPPFVRRSEQVRNNQAAMANKKYDLSKWKYSELRDAINTSCDIELLEACRHEFHRRLKVYHAWKARNRRRTTMDENERAPKSIMEAAAKTSVPQMKQPIIGSSQRYFRIPFVRPAASGQQDNSHTSCKRGWWYAHFDGQYVARQMELHPDKAPILLVAGIDDMQMCELSLDETGLTRKRGAEVLEHEFNREWEKHGGKPYVPPCDRKK; translated from the exons ATGGAGAATCAGCAGGTGTGGGTGCGAGACCCTCAAGAGGGTTTCATAATCGGCAAGTTCATGGACATGGTCGACGGGGATGCGTTGATCATACCATTGGATCCGAAATATCCGCAACGCACTTGTCCGCTGGACGAAGTTTATCCTGCTGGAGAATACACCAAAGACGTTGAagataatt GCGCTCTGATGTACCTGAATGAGGCCACGCTGCTCAACAACGTACGAACTCGTTACTTCAAGGATAGAATATAC ACTTACGTGGCCAATATCTTAATCGCTGTAAATCCATATTGGGAGGTCAAGGATCTTTATTCTGCTGAAACGATCAAGGCTTATAAGGGAAAGTCTTTGGGAGAGACGCCACCTCATGTTTTCGCTATTG CGGACAAGGCGTTTAGAGATATGAAAGTACTGAAGCAATCACAAAGTATCATCGTTTCTGGCGAATCAGGAGCAGGGAAAACCGAATCTACCAAGTATCTGCTACGATATCTCTGTGACTTATGGGGATCAACGGCTGGGCCGATCGAACAGAAGATTTTAGATG CTAATCCAGTGCTGGAAGCTTTTGGAAACGCAAAGACCAAACGAAACAATAATAGTTCTCGTTTTGGTAAATTCATGGAAGTTCATTTCGATTCGAAATGTCAAGTGGTCGGCGGTTACATTTCCCATTATCTGTTGGAAAAGTCGAGAGTGTGTCTTCAAAGTCCTGACGAGAGGAACTACCATGTCTTTTACATGATGTGTGCCGGAGCTCCTCCAGAACTTCGCGCGAAACTAGGGATTACGAGGCCAGACGATTTTCAGTATCTAAAGAATGGTTGTACGCAGTACTTTTGCAACGAGGAGTCggaaaaaaaattgaacgatGCTCAAAAGAGTCGCGATCAGAGCATGAAAGGTACCTTGCACGATCCAATTTTGGATGACGTTGAAGGATTTAATGCCATCGATcaa GCTTTAACACGTCTTGGTTTAACTGAAGCGGAAAGAATGGAAATTTACACAATGGTAGCTGCGGTACTCCACCTTGGGAATATCACATTCGAGGACAATCCCGAAGATACGAAGGGCGGCTCTAGGATATCCGCTAATTCTGAGAGAGCAGTATTAATGAGTGCGAAGTTATTGGCTGTTGATCCTGAGGAACTCAGGCAAGCTTTGGTTTCGAAAGTAATGCAGACTAGTCGCGGCGGTATCAAGGGAACGGTCATCAT GGTACCACTGAAAGTCTACGAAGCCAATAATGCCAGAGATGCTCTGGCTAAAGCTATTTACAGTAAATTGTTCGATCATATCGTAGCTCGTATCAATAAGAGTATTCCTTTTAAAGCTTCGAGCTATTATATTGGAGTTTTAGACATTGCAGGATTTG AGTATTTTAAAGTCAACAGTTTTGaacaattttgtataaattactgTAATGAAAAGttgcaacaattttttaatgaaaggaTCTTGAAATACGAGCAAGATCTTTATGCAAGAGAATCGCTTAATGTGCCGAAGATATCTTACGTGGATAATCAGGACTGCATTG atttaatcGAATCGAAGAACATGGGGATTTTCAGTCTCTTAGATGAAGAATCAAAATTACCAACTCACAGTTTTGCACATTTTACCAGCGAAGTTCATCGTGTTTGGAATGGTCATTTTAGAATAACCCTACCGCGAACTTCTCGTTTGAAAGCCCACCGAGAATTGCGTGACGATGAAGGATTCGTAATTCGTCATTATGCTGGTGGTGTTTGTTATCAAACG aATCAATTCATTGAGAAAAATAACGATGCTCTACATGCTTCCTTGGAAGCATTAATTCAAGaaagtaataacaaatttctaaGAACACAGTTTGCCAATAATTCTCGTCAGAAGGGGAAACTTACTTTCATCAGTGTAGGCAGTAAATTTAAAACACAACTTGGGGAACTAatggataaattaaaaagcacC ggaacaaattttattcgctGCATCAAACCGAATAACGAGATGGTGGCTCATCAATTCGACGGAAACAGTATTTTGGGACAGCTTCGTTGTTCTGGAATGACGTCTGTTTTAGAACTCATGGAACATGGCTATCCTAGTAGAGTTCCATTCCAGGAATTGTATAACATGTACAAGTCTTATCTTCCGCCAGAATTGGCCAAACTGGAGCCCAGATTTTTTTGCGAAGCGTTGCTTCATAGCCTAAAATTGAATAAGAAAGATTTTAAGTTTGGAATTACCAGAGTTTTTTTCAAACCTGGAAAATTTGCTGAATTCGATAAGATCATGAAATCGGATCCTGAGAACCTAAGGAAGTTGGTAGCTAACGTAAAGAAATGGTTACTTAAGTCTCGTTGGAACAAGATGCAGTTTTGTGCGTTATCTGTGATCAAGTTGAAAAATAAGATCATCTATCGAAGACagcatttaattattttgcaaaaaacAGCTAGAATGTACATAGCTAAGAAGCAACATCGTCCTCGCATAAAGGGAACAGCGAAGATCGAGAAGTTGAAGACACAGTTAAGTGGCATGGAAGAAACGTCCGAGCAATTGAAAAACCGTGAAAAACCTATGGGCGACATTAAAAGACTGCAGAGCGATTTGAATGCGGCTATTGAGAAAATAAAgatgaatgaaaaaataaaaccagTTGAAATCGATTCTTTGTATACGAATTTGGTGAACCAGGTGAACAAACAAATGGCGTTGTTGCAAGATATGGTCGAGCAACAGAAGATTGCTGAGGAACAAGCAAGACTGAGGAAGATCCAACAGGAGTTAGAACTTGAAAAgcagagaaaggaagaggatgaacggaaaaagagagaggaggaagaaaatagaagaaagaaacacgATATCGAGATGAGAAGGAAGGCAGAAGaggaacaaaagaaaaaacaagaagaagaagataagaAATCTGATGAGCTTCGTAAA GCACAGTTGGAAAAAGAAGCAATGGAAAACAGCAAATATCGCGAGTTATTGGAGCAAGAAAGAAGGGATCATGAATTGGCAGTCAGATTAGCTCAAGAATCGAATGGTCAAGTCGATGATTCTCCACCATTTGTGCGAAG atcgGAGCAAGTGCGCAATAATCAGGCAGCTATGGCCAATAAAAAATACGATTTATCTAAGTGGAAGTATTCGGAATTACGAGACGCTATAAACACATCCTGCGATATCGAATTGTTAGAG gCTTGTCGTCATGAATTCCATCGAAGACTAAAAGTTTACCACGCGTGGAAAGCGAGAAATCGCAGGCGAACAACCATGGATGAAAATGAAAGGGCACCAAAATCTATTATGGAAGCCG CTGCCAAAACCTCAGTGCCTCAAATGAAACAGCCCATAATCGGATCATCGCAACGATATTTCAGAATTCCCTTTGTACGACCAGCTGCATCCGGTCAGCAAGATAACTCGCATACATCTTGTAAACGAGGATGGTGGTACGCTCATTTCGATGGTCAGTACGTTGCCAGACAGATGGAACTTCATCCTGATAAGGCACCGATTCTGTTGGTGGCAG GTATTGATGACATGCAAATGTGCGAACTGAGCCTAGATGAGACTGGATTGACGAGGAAACGCGGGGCCGAGGTGTTGGAACATGAGTTCAATCGTGAATGGGAGAAACACGGAGGCAAACCGTACGTACCTCCGTGTGATCGTAAGAAATGA
- the LOC139995746 gene encoding fatty-acid amide hydrolase 2-B isoform X2 — MIQPFINLIIILVQVIGSIHNFILMVIHWRKKPSIPPIGNPLLRLSATTLARKIRNGELSSQIVVEAYIERIKEVNPFINAVIEDRFEAALEESKICDAKLKSDDLAMTAEQLERYKPLYGVPISIKESCAVKGMSFTCGCVSRKGMKATEDAYVVKTLKNAGAIPLLVSNVPEYCVTLHTYNFLFGHTMNPYDTRKTSGGSSGGETALISSGASVLGIGTDFIGSLRIPSFFTGIFAHKPTAGTIPLDGHFFLVDDPIFKQFLTIGPIARYVDDLYLSMKVFATSPECRLLPLFDEPVDIKNLKFYYFDSISGIFGTSSTTSEIKRTIHKAKQYLITKGASVEEFPQEWLQDITYMLLSTLGTLNIDSILEPDSNGSGIEFTKTILGLSQYTPMRALMQVLLENKGFVPSSRRAHYKRAVAELTLKLNNMLKDNGVLICPTWCRTASFPQIMLWETHCCIYTALANMTCTPATQIPMGFNKDGIPLGFQVISASYQDHLCLAVAREFEKDHCGWIPPN, encoded by the exons ATGATACAGCCATTCATCAACcttataataattttggtACAAGTGATAGGCAGCATTCACAATTTTATACTCATGGTTATTCATTGGAGGAAGAAGCCGAGTATACCTCCAATTGGAAATCCACTGTTAAGATTAAGCGCAACCACGCTAGCCAGGAAGATCAGGAACGGAGAA CTCAGTAGTCAGATAGTAGTGGAAGCATATATCGAGCGTATTAAAGAAGTGAATCCATTCATAAACGCAGTAATAGAAGATCGATTCGAAGCTGCTCTAGAGGAATCAAAGATATGTGACGCCAAATTGAAAAGCGATGACTTAGCCATGACTGCCGAGCAGCTGGAAAGGTATAAGCCTCTTTATGGTGTGCCGATATCTATCAAGGAATCCTGCGCGGTTAAAG GAATGAGCTTTACCTGTGGTTGCGTATCCAGGAAAGGCATGAAGGCCACAGAAGACGCATATGTagttaaaacgttaaaaaacgCTGGTGCCATTCCTTTGTTGGTCTCCAACGTTCCCGAATATTGTGTAACTCTGCACActtataattttctctttgGCCATACAATGAATCCATATGACACGAGAAAAACATCAGGAGGATCGTCAGGGGGTGAG ACTGCGTTAATTAGCTCAGGAGCATCTGTGCTTGGAATTGGAACGGATTTTATTGGATCCCTAAGAATACCAAGTTTCTTCACTGGTATTTTTGCTCATAAACCTACTGCAG GTACCATTCCTCTCGATGGACATTTCTTTCTAGTTGACGATCCTATCTTTAAACAGTTTCTAACAATAGGACCCATAGCAAGATACGTGGACGATCTTTACTTGAGCATGAAGGTGTTTGCCACATCCCCCGAATGCAGATTGCTTCCACTTTTCGACGAACCAGTCGATATAAAaaacttaaaattttattacttcgaTAGCATCAGTGGCATTTTCGGTACTAGCTCGACAACATCAGAAATAAAGAGGACAATTCACAAAGCCAAGCAGTATCTAATAACGAAAGGCGCTAGCGTGGAAGAA TTTCCACAAGAATGGCTCCAAGATATAACCTACATGTTGTTATCAACATTAGGAACCCTAAATATTGATTCTATACTGGAACCAGACTCAAAC GGATCTGGTATAGAATTCACAAAAACAATATTAGGATTGTCACAATATACGCCAATGCGTGCGCTTATGCAAGTGCTCCTAGAAAACAAGGGATTCGTGCCATCTTCACGTAGAGCACATTATAAAAGGGCTGTGGCAGAACTTACTTTAAAACTAAAT AATATGTTAAAAGATAATGGAGTACTAATATGTCCAACTTGGTGTCGTACAGCAAGTTTTCCGCAAATAATGTTATGGGAAACGCATTGCTGTATTTATACCGCCCTAGCTAATATGACATGTACACCTGCAACGCAGATACCAATGGGTTTCAATAAAGATGGAATACCACTTGGTTTTCAG GTGATATCTGCATCTTATCAAGATCATCTTTGTTTAGCAGTTGCCAGAGAATTCGAGAAAGATCATTGTGGCTGGATACCTCCTAACTAA
- the LOC139995746 gene encoding fatty-acid amide hydrolase 2-B isoform X1, which yields MIQPFINLIIILVQVIGSIHNFILMVIHWRKKPSIPPIGNPLLRLSATTLARKIRNGELSSQIVVEAYIERIKEVNPFINAVIEDRFEAALEESKICDAKLKSDDLAMTAEQLERYKPLYGVPISIKESCAVKGMSFTCGCVSRKGMKATEDAYVVKTLKNAGAIPLLVSNVPEYCVTLHTYNFLFGHTMNPYDTRKTSGGSSGGETALISSGASVLGIGTDFIGSLRIPSFFTGIFAHKPTAGTIPLDGHFFLVDDPIFKQFLTIGPIARYVDDLYLSMKVFATSPECRLLPLFDEPVDIKNLKFYYFDSISGIFGTSSTTSEIKRTIHKAKQYLITKGASVEEFPQEWLQDITYMLLSTLGTLNIDSILEPDSNKGSGIEFTKTILGLSQYTPMRALMQVLLENKGFVPSSRRAHYKRAVAELTLKLNNMLKDNGVLICPTWCRTASFPQIMLWETHCCIYTALANMTCTPATQIPMGFNKDGIPLGFQVISASYQDHLCLAVAREFEKDHCGWIPPN from the exons ATGATACAGCCATTCATCAACcttataataattttggtACAAGTGATAGGCAGCATTCACAATTTTATACTCATGGTTATTCATTGGAGGAAGAAGCCGAGTATACCTCCAATTGGAAATCCACTGTTAAGATTAAGCGCAACCACGCTAGCCAGGAAGATCAGGAACGGAGAA CTCAGTAGTCAGATAGTAGTGGAAGCATATATCGAGCGTATTAAAGAAGTGAATCCATTCATAAACGCAGTAATAGAAGATCGATTCGAAGCTGCTCTAGAGGAATCAAAGATATGTGACGCCAAATTGAAAAGCGATGACTTAGCCATGACTGCCGAGCAGCTGGAAAGGTATAAGCCTCTTTATGGTGTGCCGATATCTATCAAGGAATCCTGCGCGGTTAAAG GAATGAGCTTTACCTGTGGTTGCGTATCCAGGAAAGGCATGAAGGCCACAGAAGACGCATATGTagttaaaacgttaaaaaacgCTGGTGCCATTCCTTTGTTGGTCTCCAACGTTCCCGAATATTGTGTAACTCTGCACActtataattttctctttgGCCATACAATGAATCCATATGACACGAGAAAAACATCAGGAGGATCGTCAGGGGGTGAG ACTGCGTTAATTAGCTCAGGAGCATCTGTGCTTGGAATTGGAACGGATTTTATTGGATCCCTAAGAATACCAAGTTTCTTCACTGGTATTTTTGCTCATAAACCTACTGCAG GTACCATTCCTCTCGATGGACATTTCTTTCTAGTTGACGATCCTATCTTTAAACAGTTTCTAACAATAGGACCCATAGCAAGATACGTGGACGATCTTTACTTGAGCATGAAGGTGTTTGCCACATCCCCCGAATGCAGATTGCTTCCACTTTTCGACGAACCAGTCGATATAAAaaacttaaaattttattacttcgaTAGCATCAGTGGCATTTTCGGTACTAGCTCGACAACATCAGAAATAAAGAGGACAATTCACAAAGCCAAGCAGTATCTAATAACGAAAGGCGCTAGCGTGGAAGAA TTTCCACAAGAATGGCTCCAAGATATAACCTACATGTTGTTATCAACATTAGGAACCCTAAATATTGATTCTATACTGGAACCAGACTCAAAC AAGGGATCTGGTATAGAATTCACAAAAACAATATTAGGATTGTCACAATATACGCCAATGCGTGCGCTTATGCAAGTGCTCCTAGAAAACAAGGGATTCGTGCCATCTTCACGTAGAGCACATTATAAAAGGGCTGTGGCAGAACTTACTTTAAAACTAAAT AATATGTTAAAAGATAATGGAGTACTAATATGTCCAACTTGGTGTCGTACAGCAAGTTTTCCGCAAATAATGTTATGGGAAACGCATTGCTGTATTTATACCGCCCTAGCTAATATGACATGTACACCTGCAACGCAGATACCAATGGGTTTCAATAAAGATGGAATACCACTTGGTTTTCAG GTGATATCTGCATCTTATCAAGATCATCTTTGTTTAGCAGTTGCCAGAGAATTCGAGAAAGATCATTGTGGCTGGATACCTCCTAACTAA